A genomic region of Papaver somniferum cultivar HN1 chromosome 7, ASM357369v1, whole genome shotgun sequence contains the following coding sequences:
- the LOC113295056 gene encoding uncharacterized protein LOC113295056, translating into MQAPKSGIKFSWCNNRVGAKRILCDLDKAFFNLKWLDKFEGWNYKVGVRDSWEEHCEGKPAFKFMIKLKRFKVTVKKWNWEVFGDLRVKLKQAENDVLSASVLSDAQPENVELLDKLVISRGKYEIVAQQHNELLRAKSRVKWIKEGGANSSFFHANMKIKKAKNTIYEIDNSAVFSMDANSSPGPDGFPGSFYRYSWDVIGAFIKERNIQEKIVLASELVNEMSTKRRGGNVGLKLDITQAYESLSWEFLFEVLRHFGFSDGVIEWLKKIFESTRISVLVNGGPCGLFGVGRGLRQGDPLSPILFVLDEEVLSRNITKLVLAGAIQPMVNRGGCDPAVKKLITVKWDEVCALLKEGGLGLRRFEIINKALLMKLLWKIENVHEEWTDFMRAKYKNKNGEWFTSYKQSSIVPWLEWVMHHVNGGSRWLIGVGKDVSVWKDNWVKDLNELPALGLGKDRKVWAADLNGEFFVANAVQMIRRKYPEVAWEKKGVKVATVIVKQCFFKLPALNQTLLCCDGASRGNPWKAGHGFIARNSDGGCIGAAAGGIGIATNYIAEIMGLICAGEWAVQKQKWNVCFSLDSHAALMAFTIEKVPWMVQNRWQKIKEYLYVISFQHSYREVNTSADTMAKERCSSCKVGMYLL; encoded by the exons ATGCAAGCACCTAAATCTGGCATCAAATTTTCTTGGTGTAATAATAGAGTTGGTGCTAAGAGAATACTTTGTGATCTTGATAAAGCTTTTTTTAACCTGAAATGGTTGGATAAGTTTGAAGGTTGGAATTATAAGGTTGGGGTCAGAG ACTCATGGGAGGAGCATTGTGAAGGTAAACCTGCTTTTAAATTTATGATCAAATTAAAAAGATTTAAAGTTACTGTCAAGAAATGGAATTGGGAGGTCTTTGGGGATTTAAGGGTGAAACTGAAACAGGCTgaaaatgatgttttgagtgcTTCAGTATTATCAGATGCTCAACCTGAGAATGTAGAATTACTAGATAAATTGGTTATATCTAGAGGCAAATATGAGATTGTGGCTCAGCAACATAATGAATTACTAAGGGCAAAATCAAGAGTTAAGTGGATCAAAGAGGGTGGTGCCAATTCTTCCTTCTTTCATGCTAATATGAAAATTAAAAAAGCTAAGAATACTATTTATGAAATTGATAACTCTGCTG TATTTTCTATGGATGCAAATAGCtctccaggaccagatgggtTCCCTGGAAGTTTTTACAGATATTCTTGGGATGTTATTG GAGCTTTCATTAAAGAAaggaatattcaagaaaaaattgtTTTGGCTTCTGAACTGGTGAATGAGATGAGCACAAAAAGAAGAGGTGGAAATGTAGGTCTCAAACTAGATATTACTCAAGCCTATGAATCTCTCAGTTGGGAGTTTTTATTTGAAGTTCTAAGACACTTTGGTTTCTCAGATGGAGTGATTGAATGGCTTAAGAAAATCTTTGAGTCTACAAGAATTTCAGTGCTTGTGAATGGTGGACCATGTGGTTTATTTGGTGTAGGAAGGGGATTGAGACAAGGTGATCCCTTATCACCAATATTATTTGTATTAGATGAGGAAGTGTTAAGTAGAAATATTACTAAGCTGGTACTTGCTGGTGCAATACAACCAATGGTTAATAGAGGGGGAT GTGATCCAGCAGTGAAGAAATTGATCACAGTAAAATGGGATGAAGTATGTGCACTATTAAAGGAAGGTGGATTGGGTTTAAGAAGGTTTGAAATTATCAATAAAGCACTCTTAATGAAACTTCTTTGGAAAATAGAGAATGTTCATGAGGAATGGACAGATTTTATGAGAGCTAAGTATAAAAATAAGAATGGTGAATGGTTCACTTCTTATAAGCAATCATCCATTGTTCCTTGGCTTGAATGGGTTATGCATCATGTCAATGGGGGGAGTAGATGGTTGATAGGTGTTGGAAAGGATGTATCAGTTTGGAAAGATAACTGGGTTAAAGA CCTTAATGAGTTACCAGCTTTAGGGCTTGGAAAGGATAGAAAGGTGTGGGCAGCTGACTtgaatggtgaattttttgtggCCAATGCAGTGCAAATGATTAGAAGAAAATATCCTGAAGTGGCTTGGGAAAAAAAG GGGGTAAAAGTGGCCACAGTAATAGTCAAGCAATGCTTCTTTAAACTACCTGCTTTGAACCAAACTTTGTTGTGTTGTGATGGTGCCTCTAGAGGGAACCCATGGAAAGCTGGTCATGGTTTCATTGCAAGAAACTCTGATGGAGGGTGTattggtgctgctgctggtggGATAGGGATTGCCACAAACTACATTGCCGAGATCATGGGTCTTATTTGTGCTGGTGAATGGGCAGTTCAAAAACAGAAATGGAATGTGTGTTTTAGTCTTGATTCACATGCTGCTCTGATGGCTTTCACAATTGAAAAAGTTCCTTGGATGGTACAGAACAGATGGCAGAAAATCAAAGAATATttgtatgttatttcttttcaacaCAGTTACAGGGAAGTGAATACATCTGCTGACACAATGGCAAAAGAAAGGTGCTCATCTTGCAAGGTGGGAATGTATCTTTTATGA